A single genomic interval of Lathyrus oleraceus cultivar Zhongwan6 chromosome 7, CAAS_Psat_ZW6_1.0, whole genome shotgun sequence harbors:
- the LOC127102641 gene encoding uncharacterized protein LOC127102641, translating to MEQLQENQVVLQEEVSQIRSQMRQLMETIQVVARGQEVMAKMQEEMNQRASTTNPPTPPAVEIPTPVPQVDPPIYIIAPDGVPNDNPHPHIFETDDQLDAFFNSRDASQDDAFGSATNKVERKVKAIEEKLKAMGSTYVLGLDAAEMCLVPGVIIPTKFKVPNFEKYKGNSDPRTHIRAYCRKMAAYSSDDQLLMHFFQDSISGASLDWYMQLEGNHIRTWREMDEAFLKHYQYNTDMAPNCTQLQNLTQRSEESFKEYAQRWRELASRVQPPFLERELVDMFMGNLQGPYLDRMVGSTSSGFSDLVLAGERIENMIKMGKIQNSASTSSASKKPFVPYGKKREGETNAASIIRTRNPTYPQVATIAPVQPSQQQPFAIPIHTQQQQWYPQQPQRQQPQYQQQQQRMRRPERRFDTVPMPYSHILPYLLRGSLVQLKELGPSPAVLSSGYDANARCEFHYGAPGHSIEICKALKYKVQDLIDSKAITFAPKGPNVNNNPMPPHNNASVNMMEADNGRRLMSCVDELKTPLIEIKNALMKDNAFPICSNDCEHCLINPQQCRTLKSVIQQLMDQGILVVDFPSTKEDVSTLEIPYDEVPPLQIPYDFSQSTLSTNPVTPIITTVPTPFPYVDTKAVPWMYDTSVYIHGQKIQEEPLKSSDPMINITGTSGITRSGRIFASTPTPIGTINPSTSDKGKQIDGAQQRQDPAPSNEVDEFLRIIKKSDYRVVDQLNQIPSKISMLSLLMCSEAHMDALVKFMRTTHVPQEISICQFEGVVNNIATSLSLGFSDEELLAEGRNNNKALHISI from the coding sequence ATGGAGCAACTTCAAGAGAACCAAGTTGTCCTTCAGGAAGAAGTATCCCAAATACGGTCCCAAATGCGGCAGTTGATGGAGACTATTCAAGTTGTCGCAAGAGGCCAAGAGGTtatggcaaaaatgcaagaagaaatGAACCAACGTGCCAGTACTACCAATCCTCCTACCCCTCCAGCGGTCGAGATTCCGACTCCTGTTCCTCAAGTTGATCCTCCAATTTACATTATTGCACCCGACGGTGTTCCAAACGACAATCCTCATCCTCATATTTTTGAGACAGACGACCAACTCGATGCATTCTTCAACTCAAGGGATGCTTCTCAGGATGACGCCTTCGGTTCGGCAACCAACAAGGTGGAGAGGAAGGTAAAGGCTATCGAGGAAAAGCTCAAGGCAATGGGGAGCACTTATGTTTTGGGCCTTGATGCGGCAGAAATGTGCTTAGTACCTGGGGTCATCATTCCGACCAAGTTCAAAGTTCCgaactttgaaaaatataagggaaatagcGACCCTAGAACGCACATTAGGGCATACTGCCGAAAGATGGCTGCCTATTCCAGCGATGATCaacttttaatgcattttttcCAGGATTCCATCagtggggcatctttggattggtacatgcaACTTGAGGGCAACCATATTCGCACCTGGAGGGAAATGGACGAGGCATTCCTCAAGCactatcagtacaacactgatatGGCACCTAATTGCACGCAGTTGCAAAATCTGACTCAGAGGTCTGAGGAgtccttcaaagagtatgcccagcgGTGGAGGGAATTAGCTTCTAGGGTACAACCCCCATTTCTAGAAAGAGAACTGGTAGACATGTTTATGGGGAACCTGCAAGGTCCATACCTTGATAGAATGGTAGGGAGCACCTCTTCGGGCTTTTCCGACCTGGTCTTAGCCGGTGAAAGGATAGAAAATATGATTAAAATGGGAAAGATCCAGAACTCTGCCAGTACTTCTAGTGCATCGAAGAAACCTTTTGTTCCCTACGGTAAAAAACGAGAAGGCGAGACCAATGCTGCCTCCATCATTCGAACAAGAAATCCCACTTATCCACAAGTAGCTACCATAGCTCCCGTCCAACCGAGTCAACAACAACCATTTGCAATTCCTATTCATACTCAACAACAACAATGGTATCCACAACAACCGCAACGTCAACAaccacaatatcaacaacaacaacaaaggatGCGAAGGCCCGAGAGAAGATTTGACACAGTTCCCATGCCTTATAGCCACATTCTACCATATTTATTAAGGGGATCACTTGTACAACTAAAGGAGTTAGGACCCTCACCAGCGGTTCTTTCTTCCGGTTATGATGCAAATGCTCGCTGTGAATTTCATTATGGCGCTCCTGGGCATTCGATCGAGATTTGTAAAGCATTAAAGTACAAGGTTCAAGATCTTATTGATTCTAAGGCAATCACGTTCGCCCCCAAGGGGCCGAATGTAAATAATAACCCAATGCCCCCTCACAACAATGCATCAGTGAATATGATGGAAGCTGACAATGGAAGGAGATTGATGTCCTGTGTGGACGAGTTAAAAACACCACTCATCGAGATCAAGAATGCTTTAATGAAGGATAATGCATTTCCCATCTGTAGTAATGACTGTGAACACTGTCTGATTAACCCGCAACAATGTAGAACATTGAAGTCTGTCATACAACAATTAATGGACCAAGGGATCTTGGTGGTAGACTTCCCGTCCACAAAGGAAGATGTGTCTACCCTCGAGATACCATACGACGAAGTCCCTCCTCTGCAAATTCCATACGACTTCTCTCAGTCAACTCTGTCGACAAATCCTGTTACTCCAATCATAACAACAGTTCCCACACCATTCCCATATGTTGACACCAAGGCAGTCCCATGGATGTATGACACCTCAGTCTACATTCATGGTCAGAAAATTCAAGAAGAACCGTTAAAGTCTAGTGATCCAATGATCAATATCACCGGCACTAGCGGAATCACGAGAAGTGGAAGGATATTTGCGTCGACACCCACTCCAATTGGAACTATCAATCCTTCAACTTCAGACAAAGGCAAACAAATTGATGGCGCTCAGCAAAGACAAGACCCCGCACCTTCCAATGAAGTAGACGAGTTCTTACGCATTATCAAGAAGAGCGATTATCGAGTAGTTGATCAGCTTAACCAGATACCCTCAAAGatctcaatgttgtctttatTAATGTGCTCGGAGGCCCATATGGATGCTTTGGTAAAATTTATGAGGACAACTCACGTACCGCAAGAGATATCTATTTGTCAGTTTGAAGGAGTAGTTAACAATATCGCTACTAGCTTAAGCTTGGGTTTCAGTGATGAAGAGCTTCTCGCCGAGGGGAGGAATAATAACAAGGCTCTCCATATTTCTATTTAG